From the genome of Candidatus Thiodiazotropha endoloripes:
TGTGGGGATGCGCTCACATGCCGGAATTGCCAGCAAAATGTTCGAAGCTCTGGCAAAAGACGGTATCAACATTCGTATGATATCGACTTCTGAAATAAAAATATCCGTGGTGGTTGATGAAAAGTACCTCGAACTGGGTGTGCGTGCACTGCACGACGCATTCGAGCTGGAAAAAGAAGTATGATCCTAAAATTGCTTGAAACTTGCCGAAAACTGGGGGTTTTCTAATCATTTCAGTACTTTTTTCCCTTTTTAACGCCTCTTGCTATTGCTAAAATAGTCTTACCAGTCCCGTATCTGCGGCGGCTTGGTTGGCAATGGTATAAGTCTGTGGGAATTTCTACAGGAGAATACCAATAAATTAAGGAAACACATGGAGACTGGAAATGTTAATACTGACTCGCCGAGTTGGCGAAACTTTAATGATTGGAGATGAAGTCACCGTTACCGTTCTAGGGGTAAAGGGTAATCAAGTTCGAATCGGTGTGAATGCGCCACGAGATGTAACAGTGCATCGGGAAGAGATTTACGAGCGCATCAAAAGAGAACAAAGTGAAGAATCCTCATAGTTAGAGGTTCCGAACAAAAAAATCCCGGGGTTAACTGCCTCGCAAACAACTTTGCCACGGAAGGCAAAGTTTTTTTTGTTTATGTGGAAATAAATCTGTACAATCTCGACTCCTTTTGGGGACCTGAGCGGTGCTCTGAACAGAGAATCGCCAGCTGGCCGGAGAATAGGCGAATCACCCAAGAGATGAAATCCGGAGAGATGGCCGAGCGGCTGAAGGCGCTCCCCTGCTAAGGGAGTATGGGGTTAATAGCTCCATCGAGGGTTCGAATCCCTCTCTCTCCGCCATAAAAAAAAGGGTGCTCGGATGAGCACCCTTTTTTTTATGGCGGAGAGAGAGGATTTGATTCGAACCCTTCGTTCGAAAGGAACGAAGTGACGCCGACG
Proteins encoded in this window:
- the csrA gene encoding carbon storage regulator CsrA, whose amino-acid sequence is MLILTRRVGETLMIGDEVTVTVLGVKGNQVRIGVNAPRDVTVHREEIYERIKREQSEESS